One Blastocatellia bacterium DNA window includes the following coding sequences:
- the nadC gene encoding carboxylating nicotinate-nucleotide diphosphorylase, with the protein MQIDKNLLFDSITSFLSEDLGRGDITTQSTVLEATRGRGKFLAKQEMIVAGLEVAETVFTCLDAELQLEAFVYEGERVKANTEIARLDGPATTLLMGERLALNLMQRMSGIATLTSQYVAATEGTSARIVDTRKTMPGLRMIDKYAVLIGGGYNHRFGLDDGILIKDNHILLAGGIETAIKRARERAGHLHKIEVEVASFEQLNEAINFGADIIMLDNMKPSQVKEAVEIVRKSERGKYILLEASGGITLENVAEYAKAGVDLISIGAITHSAPAVDISFKIGLGY; encoded by the coding sequence ATGCAGATAGATAAAAATTTACTTTTTGATTCAATTACTAGTTTTCTTAGTGAAGATCTTGGACGTGGCGATATTACCACACAATCAACAGTGCTTGAGGCTACGCGGGGTAGAGGAAAATTTTTAGCTAAACAAGAAATGATTGTTGCTGGTTTAGAAGTTGCTGAAACTGTATTTACTTGTTTGGATGCAGAATTACAACTGGAAGCCTTTGTTTATGAAGGTGAACGAGTAAAAGCTAACACAGAAATTGCTCGCTTAGACGGGCCTGCTACAACCTTGCTAATGGGCGAACGTTTGGCGTTAAATTTAATGCAAAGAATGTCTGGTATTGCTACGCTCACAAGTCAATATGTTGCTGCTACTGAAGGCACTTCAGCTAGAATTGTTGATACACGTAAAACTATGCCAGGATTACGAATGATTGATAAATATGCTGTTTTAATAGGTGGCGGATATAATCATCGCTTTGGCTTGGATGATGGCATATTAATTAAAGATAACCATATTTTGCTAGCTGGCGGCATTGAAACGGCAATAAAACGCGCTCGTGAACGTGCAGGGCATCTACATAAAATTGAAGTAGAAGTAGCCAGCTTTGAACAATTAAACGAGGCTATTAATTTTGGTGCAGATATTATTATGTTAGACAATATGAAGCCTTCGCAGGTTAAAGAAGCTGTTGAAATTGTTAGAAAAAGCGAACGAGGAAAATATATCTTACTAGAAGCCTCTGGAGGCATCACTTTAGAAAATGTTGCTGAATATGCTAAAGCAGGCGTAGACCTAATTTCTATTGGCGCAATAACTCATTCTGCCCCGGCTGTTGATATTAGTTTTAAGATAGGCTTGGGCTATTAA
- a CDS encoding DUF4878 domain-containing protein gives MKWLNSICLLIFVSALALTGCSSTQATNVKNTSPKTEPVVVAEKIATPTEVTKNFLEAVRERNYRVVRENLSQRSLTNLQQASTSTNLNLDQALKRIVDQDAQGMLANNVTSFDFRNETILTDQASLEVKASNAPSYARISLTKENNRWKVNIDETTTGE, from the coding sequence ATGAAATGGCTTAATAGTATTTGTCTGCTTATTTTTGTCTCTGCTTTGGCGTTAACAGGTTGTAGCAGCACACAAGCAACTAATGTAAAAAACACTAGTCCTAAAACTGAACCTGTTGTAGTAGCGGAAAAAATTGCTACACCAACAGAAGTTACTAAAAATTTCCTAGAAGCTGTACGCGAGCGAAATTACCGAGTTGTTAGAGAAAACTTATCTCAAAGAAGCCTAACAAACCTACAACAAGCTAGCACAAGTACAAACCTTAACTTAGATCAAGCTCTAAAACGCATTGTTGACCAAGATGCTCAAGGAATGTTAGCTAATAATGTAACATCATTTGATTTTCGTAATGAAACTATCTTAACAGATCAAGCTAGTTTAGAGGTTAAAGCTAGCAATGCGCCTAGTTATGCCCGAATTAGCTTAACGAAAGAAAATAATCGCTGGAAAGTAAACATAGATGAAACGACTACAGGGGAATAA
- a CDS encoding valine--tRNA ligase — MEIPKTYEPKEIESKWYPIWESRGYFIAQAKSEKPSFCISIPPPNVTGYLHMGHALQHTLMDSLTRWRRMQGYNALWLPGTDHAGISTQIVVEKRLLAEEKVTRTQLGREEFERRVWQWKEHAGGTIQRQIRKEGASCDWTRERFTLDDGLSLAVREVFVRLYEEGLIYRGAYMVNWCPKDQTALSDLEAPKKEVKAKLYHIAYPIKDSEEKIVVATTRPETMLGDTGVAIHPNDERYKAFHGKYAILPLVGREIPFVCDELVEMDFGTGVVKVTPSHDPNDFKMGLTHNLAQISVIDKHGKMTAEAGEEFAGLDRFAARKLVIEKLEALELLVKVEDYTHKVGHCQRCDTVLEPLISTQWFAKMKGMAEEAIKAVQDGRTVFIPENWTKTFYDWLENIQDWCISRQLWWGHRIPAWYCANNHINVARETPTTCSTCASTEIRQDEDVLDTWFSSALWPFSTLGWPNETDDLKTFYPTTEMITGFDIIFFWVARMMMMGLKFMGDVPFRRVYITGLVRVDGEKMSKMKGNVIDPLDVFDRYGTDAVRFTLASSVTGGADVDLQEVKKGADVREYPKMEAARNFVNKIWNASRFVMMNLGETEFNAEAFGTDPSRYDRWILSRLNRAIEDTNKALDQFRFYDVTQTLYHFFWSDFCDWYIELAKVLVAAKETTPEVILARQRIMYVLEKSLRLLHPVMPYITEELWQRLPHEGESISLVAFPEADREMINDQIEAEMQNVIALITKIRSVRSEMNLPVSEFLTIKLGIKDEALQKVIVESEDAIKRLARVKAIEIRSDLLVEKFSARAVITGIEISIPLEGLIDLDKERDRLKKELAKMESEIEKLSQRLSNPSFVEKAQADVVAQARSRVEDLTNQCETIRATMANL, encoded by the coding sequence ATGGAAATACCAAAAACATATGAACCAAAAGAAATAGAAAGTAAATGGTATCCTATTTGGGAAAGCAGGGGTTATTTTATTGCTCAAGCTAAATCAGAAAAACCATCATTTTGTATTTCTATTCCTCCACCTAATGTAACAGGCTATTTGCATATGGGACATGCTTTGCAGCATACCTTGATGGATAGCTTAACTCGCTGGCGACGGATGCAGGGCTATAATGCTCTTTGGTTGCCAGGCACAGATCACGCAGGCATTTCAACCCAAATTGTTGTAGAGAAACGGCTTTTAGCTGAGGAAAAAGTAACTCGTACCCAACTTGGACGAGAAGAATTTGAACGCCGTGTTTGGCAATGGAAAGAACATGCAGGTGGAACAATTCAACGTCAAATCCGCAAAGAAGGTGCTAGCTGTGATTGGACTAGAGAACGCTTTACTTTAGATGATGGGCTTTCTTTAGCTGTTCGTGAAGTCTTTGTTCGACTTTATGAAGAAGGCTTGATTTATCGTGGTGCCTATATGGTGAACTGGTGTCCTAAAGACCAAACAGCTTTATCTGATTTGGAAGCACCAAAAAAAGAAGTAAAAGCTAAACTTTATCATATTGCTTACCCAATTAAAGATAGCGAAGAAAAAATTGTTGTTGCTACCACTCGACCAGAAACAATGCTTGGTGATACAGGCGTTGCAATCCATCCAAATGATGAAAGATACAAAGCTTTTCATGGTAAGTATGCAATTTTACCATTAGTTGGCAGAGAAATACCTTTTGTTTGTGATGAGCTTGTAGAAATGGATTTTGGAACAGGTGTCGTTAAGGTTACACCATCACATGATCCTAATGACTTTAAGATGGGGCTAACTCATAACTTAGCGCAAATTTCTGTAATTGATAAACATGGAAAAATGACTGCTGAAGCAGGCGAAGAGTTTGCAGGTTTAGACCGTTTTGCTGCTCGTAAACTAGTCATAGAAAAGCTAGAAGCCCTTGAACTATTGGTTAAGGTAGAAGATTACACCCACAAAGTCGGACATTGCCAACGCTGCGACACGGTGCTTGAGCCGCTGATTTCTACACAATGGTTTGCAAAAATGAAAGGTATGGCTGAAGAAGCTATTAAAGCTGTACAAGATGGTCGGACGGTATTTATTCCTGAAAATTGGACTAAAACTTTCTATGATTGGCTAGAAAATATCCAAGATTGGTGTATTTCTAGACAACTTTGGTGGGGTCATAGAATACCTGCTTGGTATTGTGCAAATAATCATATAAATGTTGCACGTGAAACACCCACAACTTGTAGCACATGTGCAAGTACAGAAATTCGCCAAGATGAAGATGTGCTTGACACCTGGTTTTCTTCGGCACTTTGGCCTTTTTCTACTTTGGGTTGGCCTAATGAAACAGACGACTTAAAGACTTTTTACCCAACTACAGAAATGATTACAGGATTTGACATTATTTTCTTTTGGGTAGCAAGAATGATGATGATGGGCCTAAAGTTTATGGGAGATGTCCCATTCCGTAGGGTTTATATTACTGGTCTAGTTCGTGTTGATGGTGAAAAGATGTCAAAAATGAAAGGTAATGTAATTGACCCGCTAGATGTTTTTGACCGCTATGGCACGGATGCAGTGCGCTTTACTTTAGCTAGTTCTGTTACAGGTGGCGCAGATGTAGACCTACAAGAAGTTAAAAAAGGTGCTGATGTCCGCGAATATCCAAAAATGGAAGCTGCACGCAATTTTGTTAATAAAATTTGGAATGCTTCCCGTTTTGTGATGATGAACTTGGGCGAAACTGAATTTAATGCAGAAGCTTTTGGAACGGATCCTTCCCGTTACGACCGTTGGATTTTGTCGCGCTTAAACCGTGCAATTGAAGACACTAACAAAGCTTTAGATCAATTTAGGTTTTATGATGTTACACAAACACTTTATCACTTCTTTTGGAGTGATTTTTGCGATTGGTATATTGAACTTGCAAAAGTGTTAGTAGCAGCTAAAGAGACGACTCCAGAAGTTATACTTGCCCGTCAAAGAATTATGTATGTTTTAGAGAAGTCTTTGCGCTTGCTACATCCAGTTATGCCATACATCACAGAAGAACTTTGGCAAAGACTACCACACGAAGGGGAATCGATCTCACTTGTAGCATTTCCCGAAGCTGATCGTGAAATGATCAACGATCAGATCGAAGCAGAAATGCAAAATGTGATCGCGTTGATCACTAAGATCAGAAGCGTAAGATCAGAAATGAATTTACCTGTAAGTGAGTTCTTGACGATCAAGCTTGGGATCAAGGATGAAGCTTTGCAAAAGGTGATCGTAGAGAGTGAAGACGCGATCAAACGACTAGCTAGAGTAAAAGCGATCGAGATCAGATCTGATCTGCTGGTAGAAAAATTTTCTGCTCGTGCTGTGATCACAGGGATTGAGATCTCGATCCCATTGGAAGGATTGATCGATCTTGATAAAGAACGGGATCGTCTAAAGAAAGAGTTAGCAAAAATGGAGTCAGAAATTGAAAAGCTTTCTCAACGTTTGTCTAATCCAAGCTTTGTTGAAAAAGCTCAAGCAGATGTAGTTGCTCAAGCACGTAGCAGAGTAGAAGATTTAACAAATCAATGTGAAACCATCAGAGCAACTATGGCTAATTTATAA
- a CDS encoding OmpA family protein, with the protein MSIKSITSLMFALMLFLTFAPACASKKYVRTTVNERVSPIEGRATELESGVRGLKDKTDNLENQANTLDTTTKKLQTDLSDLDERSSRGIEDAKEEAKRQASLAKQESLAETAKVDGRVNKLDNWQEQQIITINFKLNQHTLTNESKAKLDAIVNEILGQNGYILEVKGFTDATGSVDANRKLSQLRAQSVFQYLVEKDVPSYKINMVGVGEIKPISDNKTKSGRAENRRVEIRLLVNEGIKSGQLNVLP; encoded by the coding sequence ATGTCTATCAAATCTATTACTAGTTTAATGTTTGCACTAATGCTTTTTTTAACTTTTGCTCCAGCTTGTGCTAGCAAAAAATATGTCCGAACTACTGTAAATGAAAGGGTTTCGCCGATAGAAGGTCGGGCAACAGAGCTAGAAAGCGGTGTAAGAGGGCTAAAAGACAAAACAGATAACTTAGAAAACCAAGCAAATACTTTGGATACAACAACTAAAAAATTACAAACAGACCTTTCAGACTTAGATGAACGTAGCAGTCGTGGTATTGAAGATGCAAAAGAAGAAGCAAAACGCCAAGCTTCTTTAGCTAAACAAGAATCTCTGGCAGAAACTGCTAAGGTAGATGGCCGAGTAAATAAACTAGATAATTGGCAAGAGCAACAAATTATAACCATTAACTTTAAACTTAACCAACACACCTTAACAAATGAAAGCAAAGCAAAACTAGATGCAATAGTAAATGAAATTTTAGGACAAAATGGCTATATACTAGAAGTTAAAGGTTTTACAGATGCTACAGGTAGTGTTGATGCTAATCGTAAACTTAGCCAACTACGCGCACAATCTGTGTTTCAATACCTAGTAGAAAAAGATGTTCCGTCTTATAAAATAAATATGGTAGGTGTAGGAGAAATTAAACCTATTTCTGATAATAAGACAAAATCTGGTCGTGCAGAAAACCGACGTGTAGAAATTAGATTACTTGTTAATGAAGGCATTAAATCAGGGCAGTTAAATGTCTTGCCTTAA
- a CDS encoding methyltransferase domain-containing protein translates to MLNYKKILEEANIQPTDHFVDLGCGRGLITIFVNLYFQIPTTGVEIIPTFIRRAQVISKTLGLTKVRFIKENLSWVTLEQVGRGTIFYLAGTTFQEELLAKITNRLELLPVGIKLITLSDSIISPHFKLIKVSEYYFSWGKTEVYFHEKVS, encoded by the coding sequence TTGCTTAACTATAAAAAAATACTTGAAGAAGCCAACATCCAACCTACAGACCATTTTGTTGACTTAGGTTGTGGTCGTGGCCTTATTACCATTTTTGTTAACCTTTATTTCCAAATCCCTACAACAGGTGTAGAAATAATTCCAACTTTTATCAGACGGGCGCAAGTAATAAGTAAAACTCTAGGTTTAACTAAAGTTCGCTTTATTAAAGAAAATCTTTCTTGGGTAACGCTTGAGCAAGTAGGGCGAGGAACAATTTTTTATTTAGCTGGAACAACTTTTCAAGAGGAATTGCTTGCTAAAATCACAAACAGATTAGAGTTATTGCCTGTAGGAATAAAACTTATTACCTTATCAGACTCAATTATTTCACCACATTTTAAGTTAATAAAAGTAAGTGAGTATTATTTTTCATGGGGAAAGACCGAAGTATATTTTCATGAAAAAGTTAGTTAA
- a CDS encoding biotin--[acetyl-CoA-carboxylase] ligase, which yields MVEETPKRIISKNLASFSAKIFHFEQIDSTNTFLKKYAQNAQIEASQNPLEGVGALADMQTAGRGRMQRSWYSATGEGCYFSLLLTPKLDLKSFPLISLMSAVATAEAIMESCPVAIDIKWPNDILINNCKVSGILIESSFKDSNLNYIIVGIGVNLSQKSFPEGNFNRLPTSIYLATGLIVDRDNFLDLLLKKLDYWYQILNIKSDNILKRWEELSSFAKGKKIKVILNNKEVLAVTDGLLETGALKIKDSTGQEIILYGNEITSEGETICY from the coding sequence ATGGTTGAAGAAACTCCAAAAAGAATTATTTCTAAAAATTTAGCAAGTTTTTCTGCAAAAATTTTTCATTTTGAGCAAATAGATTCAACTAACACTTTCCTAAAAAAATATGCTCAAAATGCCCAAATAGAAGCTAGTCAAAACCCTTTAGAAGGTGTAGGAGCATTGGCCGATATGCAAACGGCTGGACGTGGCAGAATGCAGCGTTCTTGGTATTCTGCCACTGGAGAAGGTTGCTATTTTTCCTTGCTACTTACGCCAAAACTTGATCTAAAAAGCTTTCCTCTAATTTCTTTGATGTCGGCTGTTGCTACAGCAGAAGCCATTATGGAAAGTTGCCCCGTTGCTATTGATATAAAATGGCCCAATGACATCCTCATAAATAATTGCAAAGTATCAGGAATTTTAATTGAAAGCTCTTTTAAGGATAGTAACTTAAATTATATTATTGTAGGCATTGGAGTTAACCTATCTCAAAAGTCTTTTCCTGAAGGAAATTTTAACCGCTTGCCAACATCAATTTATTTGGCTACAGGCTTAATAGTCGATAGAGACAACTTTTTGGACTTGCTACTTAAAAAATTAGATTATTGGTATCAAATATTGAACATTAAGTCTGATAATATTCTAAAAAGATGGGAAGAATTATCAAGTTTTGCTAAAGGTAAGAAAATAAAAGTTATATTAAATAATAAAGAAGTTTTAGCTGTTACAGATGGGTTATTAGAGACAGGTGCGCTAAAAATAAAAGATTCAACAGGTCAAGAAATAATTCTTTATGGCAATGAAATAACTAGCGAAGGGGAAACAATATGTTATTAG
- a CDS encoding gluconolaconase — MSGLKLCVGNQESNTVDFKLGEKLADSLHPVTNPAFDPDTGNIYATLSGSRGQKVPVSVWKISPKGETTPFLSNIVNPTGIAFDPDGTMYVSSRHDSNVYCISPFKEAEPFAKNLGIATGIAFDKLGNLYVGDRQGNVYQVSKKGVVTTFATLEPSVSAYHLAFGPDDYLYVTGPTASSYESISRISPTGDASLFYSGLGRPQGLAFDIDGNLYVAASLYGHRGIVKITPDKQSELFIAGNSLVGLAFDDSGHIITASTSEIHRVALGIKGYLISNLS; from the coding sequence GTGTCAGGTCTTAAACTTTGTGTTGGAAATCAAGAAAGTAACACGGTTGATTTTAAGTTAGGTGAAAAACTAGCCGACAGCCTCCATCCTGTAACCAACCCAGCATTTGACCCAGACACGGGAAATATTTATGCAACGCTTTCTGGTTCTCGTGGTCAAAAAGTTCCTGTGTCAGTTTGGAAAATATCCCCTAAAGGTGAAACTACTCCGTTTCTTTCCAATATAGTAAACCCTACAGGAATTGCTTTTGACCCAGACGGAACAATGTATGTTTCTAGCCGACATGACAGCAATGTTTATTGTATTTCTCCTTTTAAGGAAGCAGAACCCTTTGCTAAAAACTTGGGTATTGCTACAGGAATTGCTTTTGACAAACTAGGTAATCTTTACGTAGGGGATCGTCAAGGAAATGTTTACCAAGTAAGTAAAAAAGGCGTAGTAACAACATTTGCAACCTTAGAGCCAAGTGTTTCTGCCTATCATTTAGCTTTTGGCCCGGACGATTATTTATATGTAACCGGCCCAACAGCATCAAGCTATGAAAGTATTTCACGCATTAGCCCAACAGGTGACGCTTCTTTATTTTATAGCGGGCTTGGTCGTCCTCAAGGTTTAGCTTTTGACATAGATGGAAATTTATATGTTGCAGCAAGTCTTTATGGTCATCGTGGAATAGTAAAAATTACTCCCGATAAACAGTCAGAACTTTTTATTGCTGGTAATTCTTTAGTTGGTCTAGCTTTTGATGATAGCGGACATATCATTACAGCTAGCACAAGTGAAATCCATAGAGTCGCCCTAGGTATTAAAGGGTATTTAATTTCTAATTTATCTTAA
- a CDS encoding type III pantothenate kinase — translation MLLVMDVGNTNTVLGVYAGDEIVARWRLTTERDRTIDEYGILCRNLFTLAKLDFTAIKAIAISSVVPTLNFTLYKMAITYFEIEPLFVEPEKNSGIKIHYDTPQAVGADRVVNAVAAFHKYGGPCIVVDFGTATTFDAISPAGDYLGGVITPGVQISSEALFLRASRLPRVQIRHPEKVVGTSTIMSIQSGLYFGYIGLVDGILTRMIDELGPQKTVIATGGLAPLIGKGSAIIEIIDDDLLLEGLKLIYERNQS, via the coding sequence ATGTTATTAGTGATGGATGTAGGAAATACAAATACTGTGTTAGGTGTTTATGCAGGAGATGAGATTGTAGCCCGTTGGCGGCTTACCACAGAGCGAGATCGGACTATAGACGAGTATGGTATTTTATGTCGTAATCTTTTTACTTTAGCAAAACTAGATTTTACAGCTATAAAAGCTATTGCAATTTCTTCTGTAGTGCCAACCCTAAATTTTACTTTATATAAAATGGCGATAACTTATTTTGAAATTGAGCCACTTTTTGTTGAACCTGAAAAAAATTCTGGAATTAAAATACACTATGATACACCTCAAGCCGTAGGTGCTGACCGCGTTGTTAACGCTGTTGCAGCCTTTCACAAATACGGAGGGCCTTGCATTGTTGTAGATTTTGGAACAGCAACGACATTTGACGCAATTTCTCCAGCAGGCGATTATCTAGGCGGAGTTATTACGCCAGGTGTTCAAATTTCTTCAGAAGCTTTATTTTTACGTGCTTCTCGATTGCCTAGGGTGCAGATTCGTCATCCTGAAAAAGTTGTTGGTACTTCTACAATTATGAGCATTCAATCAGGACTTTATTTTGGCTATATTGGCCTAGTAGACGGAATTTTAACTAGAATGATTGATGAACTAGGGCCACAAAAAACTGTGATTGCAACAGGCGGGCTAGCTCCATTAATCGGCAAAGGTTCGGCAATTATTGAAATAATAGACGATGATTTGCTGTTAGAAGGTCTTAAGCTAATTTATGAAAGGAACCAAAGCTAG
- a CDS encoding nuclear transport factor 2 family protein, whose amino-acid sequence MHPNEKLIEKFYQCFQKRDYKGMNECYHQDIEFSDAVFIGLKGERAKAMWQMLCERAADLEIKTSAIKADDNEGKAHWEAFYTFSQTGNKVHNKIDAVFQFKQGKIVKHTDSFDLWAWAAMALGIKGKILGWFPPVQAAIRKQASDNLEKFINKNSKS is encoded by the coding sequence ATGCACCCAAATGAAAAATTAATTGAAAAATTTTATCAATGTTTCCAAAAACGTGATTATAAAGGGATGAATGAATGCTATCACCAGGATATAGAATTTTCTGATGCTGTTTTTATTGGCTTGAAGGGTGAAAGAGCTAAAGCTATGTGGCAAATGCTTTGTGAGCGAGCAGCAGACTTAGAAATTAAAACTAGTGCTATAAAAGCTGACGATAACGAAGGCAAAGCTCATTGGGAAGCTTTTTATACTTTTAGCCAAACTGGGAATAAAGTCCATAATAAAATTGACGCAGTTTTCCAGTTTAAGCAAGGAAAGATAGTTAAACATACGGATAGCTTTGATTTATGGGCTTGGGCTGCTATGGCACTAGGAATAAAAGGGAAGATATTGGGATGGTTTCCACCTGTTCAAGCAGCTATCAGAAAGCAGGCTAGTGATAATTTAGAAAAGTTTATTAATAAAAATTCTAAGAGCTAG
- a CDS encoding PilZ domain-containing protein: MLATTNLIEHRREIREETNTLIKFKEANNKKAEEQFAVILDITEHGAALFTYSLVPLKSKIIIDRGNKILLKAEVVSATLDKESDMFRLGVRFIK; the protein is encoded by the coding sequence ATGTTAGCCACAACTAATTTAATAGAACACAGGCGAGAAATCCGCGAAGAAACAAATACTCTAATAAAATTTAAAGAAGCCAATAATAAAAAAGCAGAAGAGCAATTTGCTGTAATTTTAGATATTACTGAACATGGAGCCGCACTATTCACTTATTCTTTAGTCCCACTAAAAAGCAAAATTATTATTGATAGAGGCAACAAAATTTTATTAAAAGCAGAAGTTGTTAGCGCAACACTTGATAAAGAGTCAGATATGTTTCGTTTAGGAGTACGGTTTATTAAGTAA
- a CDS encoding site-2 protease family protein yields MNFDPGNFILSYVVFVFSLTLHEVGHAWTSEKFGDPTSRYLGRISLNPLVHMDPVGTVLLPLIGALTALPVIGWAKPVPVNPLLWRDKTIANIAVSAAGPIANVIIAIGSLSILKILLYQELITFNLNGGLTEILIPTNPSPIYAAICKLLLFALIINIALAIFNLIPIPPLDGSHILSSVLSIASPSLMEMYESLRPYGFMLLILFVIVNDSLHILSSLLFPVLFLALKFLAL; encoded by the coding sequence ATGAATTTTGATCCTGGCAATTTTATACTTTCTTATGTAGTTTTTGTTTTTTCTCTTACTTTGCATGAAGTTGGACATGCTTGGACTTCAGAAAAGTTTGGCGATCCTACTTCCCGTTATTTAGGCCGTATTTCTCTAAATCCTTTAGTACATATGGATCCTGTTGGTACCGTGCTACTTCCTTTAATTGGAGCTTTAACTGCGCTTCCCGTTATTGGTTGGGCTAAACCTGTGCCGGTCAATCCGCTACTTTGGCGAGATAAAACTATTGCTAACATCGCAGTTTCTGCTGCTGGCCCGATAGCTAACGTAATTATTGCTATTGGATCTCTATCTATATTAAAAATATTGCTTTACCAAGAACTTATTACTTTTAACCTTAATGGTGGACTTACAGAAATATTAATTCCAACAAATCCAAGTCCAATTTATGCAGCAATTTGCAAACTATTGCTTTTTGCTTTAATCATAAACATTGCCTTAGCAATATTTAATTTAATTCCTATTCCCCCACTAGATGGTAGCCATATTTTATCAAGTGTTTTAAGTATTGCTTCGCCTTCGCTTATGGAAATGTACGAAAGTTTAAGACCTTATGGTTTTATGCTTTTAATTTTATTTGTTATTGTAAATGACTCTTTACATATACTTTCTTCGCTGCTTTTCCCTGTGTTATTTTTGGCACTAAAGTTTTTAGCTCTATAA